GGTCACGTGGAGCCTCGTGGAGGCGTACGCGGGGCTGTCGGAGGATGGAAAGAGTGAGGCGGCGCGCGTGGAGGGCACCGACCGCTTCCGCGTGATCGCCACTCCCACCGGCGGCGCGCAGAGCGTGGAACTGGAGCTGCCCGCCGGCTGGGCCGACGACCTGTCCGACGATGACCTTGTGAAGGAGATCGGCGCCGCGGCGGAGTGACAGGAAAAGCATCCCGGGACTGCCACGCCGACCAATCGTTCCGCCACTCTGGCACGATCCAGAAGGTACAGTGGATGCACTGCGCCGGGCCCGTTGCCGCCTGCTTGACAGCGGGCGGCTGCGGGTTATGTTACCCGGGCTGTTAGCACTCCCCGAGTGCGAGTGCTAACAGAAAGCAACCAATCACATCTACGTTCCACGGAGGGTCACTGATGCCTACCGCGACCGATCTCAAGGTCAAGCCGCTCGCGGACCGCGTCGTCGTCAAGGCGCTCGAAGAGAGCGAGCAGATGCGCGGCGGTCTGTACATTCCGGACACGGCCAAGGAAAAGCCCCAGCAGGGCGAAGTCATGGCCGTTGGGCCGGGACGCGTGGAGGACGGCAAGCGCGTTGAGATGGAGCTGAAGGTGGGTGACAAGGTGCTCTACGGGAAGTACAGCGGCACCGAGGTCACCGTCGAGAACGAGCAGTACCTGATCCTGCGCGAGTCCGACGTCCTCGCGGTGGTCGGCTGAATCGTCCCGGCGACCGCCGCACGTTCTGACTGACTGAAATTTTTCCACCCAGATAAAAGAGGATACGAACGATGGCTGCCAAGGAGCTGACGTTCAACACCGATGCGCGCGCCTCGCTGAAGCGCGGCATCGACAAGCTGGCCGAGGCGGTGAAGGTCACGCTCGGCCCCAAGGGCCGCAACGTGGTCATCGACCGCAAGTTCGGCTCGCCCCTGATCACCAAGGACGGTGTGACGGTGGCCAAGGAGATCGAGCTGGACGACGCCATCGAGAACATGGGCGCCCAGATGGTCAAGGAGGTCGCCACCAAGACCTCGGACCTCGCCGGCGACGGCACCACCACCGCCACCGTGCTGGCCCAGGCCATCTTCCGCGAGGGCCTGAAGAACGTCACCGCGGGCGCCAACCCCATGTCGCTCAAGCGCGGCATCGACAAGGCCGTCGACGCCGTCATCGCCGAGCTCAAGAGCATCTCGGTGGAGACGGCCGGCAAGAAGGAAATCGCCCAGGTGGGCACCATCTCGGCCAACAGCGACGAGGAGATCGGCAACCTCATCGCCGACGCGATGGAAAAGGTGGGCAAGGACGGCGTGATCACCGTCGAAGAGGCCAAGGGGCTGGAGACCACGCTGGAGACCGTCGAGGGCATGCAGTTCGACCGCGGCTACGTGTCGCCGTACTTCGTGACCGACCCGGACCGCATGGAGGCCGTTCTCGAGGACGCGCTGATCCTGATCCACGACAAGAAGGTCAGCACCATGAAGGACCTTCTGCCCATCCTTGAAAAGGTGGCGCAGATGGGCCGTCCGCTGATGATCATCGCCGAGGACGTGGAGGCCGAGGCCCTGGCCACCCTGGTGGTGAACAAGCTTCGCGGCACCCTGCGCGTGGCGGCCGTCAAGGCGCCGGGCTTCGGTGACCGCCGCAAGGCCATGCTGCAGGACATCGCCATCCTCACGGGCGGCCAGCTGATCACCGAGGAAGTGGGCTTCAAGCTCGAGAACGCGGTGGTGAGCGACCTGGGCCGTGCCAAGCGCGTGGTGATCGACAAGGACAACACCACCATCATCGACGGCGCGGGCGACACGCAGGCCATCCAGGGCCGCATCGCCGAGATCCGCAACGCGATGGACAAGACCACCTCGGACTACGACCGCGAGAAGCTGCAGGAGCGGCTGGCCAAGCTGGCCGGCGGCGTCGCGGTAATCCACGTGGGCGCGGCCACCGAGACGGCCATGAAGGAGAAGAAGGCCCGCGTGGAGGACGCCCTTCACGCCACCCGCGCGGCGGTGGAAGAGGGCATCGTTCCCGGCGGCGGCGTGGCGCTGCTTCGCGCCCAGGCCAGCCTGAAGAAGCTGACGCTGGACGACGCCGACGAGAACATCGGCGTGCGCATCATCGAGCGCGCCCTGGAGGAGCCCATCCGCCAGATCGCCACGAACGCCGGCGTCGAGGGAAGCATCGTTGTGGCGCAGGTGCGCAACAACGAGAGCCCGTCGTACGGCTACAACGCCCGTACCGACGAGTACGAGGACCTGGTGCAGGCCGGCGTGATCGACCCCACCAAGGTGACGCGCACCGCGCTGCAGAACGCCGCGTCCATCGCAGGCCTCCTGCTGACCACCGAGGCCGTGGTCACCGAGAAGCCCGAGCCCAAGGGCGGCGGCGCCCCGTCGATGCCGGGCGGCGGTGGCATGGGCGACATGTACTGATGTCGCACCGGTGAACGGGCTTCGGTCCGCTCACCGGGAGTGCTGTCGGATAACTCCGGATTTCGTACCCACCGCCCGCAGGGATCTCCCTGCGGGCGGTGGTGCGTTCAGGCTCCTTTCTCGCGGCCGCACCTCCTCCCTGCAGCCGCGTCATCTTGTCCGTGGGCGCCCGCTCCGGCCAAGCCGAAAGCCCGATGGCACTCCCGCGGGGTTTTCCGGGTACGTCCCATCACCTCCCTTCATCGCCACGAGAGCATCCGTGGCGACTCTCCTGCTCCAAGGCTTCTCCATGGCACTTTCCATCGACAACAACACCTCCATCGTTTCGGTCGCCGATCTAACCCAGCTGAAAGCGCAGTCCGTGCCGCCCGGCGCGGATTTGTGCTGGGTAGAAGGCATCGGGCTGTACCGCTACGACCCGAATGCCACCGGCGATCAGGAGCCGTTCGTGGTGATTCCGGGCAGCGGCAACCCCACCACAGACGGACGCTGGGTGCTGGATGATCCCGAAGACGACGCCCGCCTGTCTCGACAGCCAGCCACCGACACGGACCGCCTCCTGGCCTGGGCGGAGCGCGCCCGGGCACTGACCCGGGCGGTGGGCGACAAGGCTGCGCTCACGTACAACCACATCGCCAAGGGCAGCCTGAACCTTTCGGGGGTGGAAGTGATCGCGCCGGCAGGGCTGGAGATCGCGGCCGAGATCAGCGTCGCAGATAATCTGAACGTTCTGGCCAGGATCGGCGCGGTTTCAGACATGCCCTCCACGTTCTACGCGGTGGATGAGAACGTTCTGCCCGGGACCGACCGCCTGAAGAGCGCCGCATTGCTCACCGCGTACAACCTGAAGCCCGGCGACCTCATCGTGCTGCGGCGCACCGCAACACGGGGGGCCACGCAAATCGGTGAGATGAACGCGGTGAAAGGGATTCGCGACGGCATCATCTATTGCGAGCACCCGTGGCTTTACGACGGGATCTACAACGCCGCGGGCGCGCAGACGCAGGTAGGAGGCTATCCCGTGGGCGATGGGGCGGAGGTGGCGTTCATCACGCCTCGCCATGTTTCCTTCACCAGCCCGCTCACGCTCTCCTTCGCCCGGACGCCCTTCGAGTCCCAGGGAACGAAAGGCGTCCCCAAGATTCCGGTCGGCATGGACGTGTGGATGCCCGCCTGGAGCGAAATCAAGGCGCGGGCGGTAGGAGCCACCGGCGGCGGCGTGAGGGTATACGGCGGCTATGGAACGCAGGTGGAACTGTGGGGAGCCGCCTGCACCAGCAAAAACATGGACGACGGTACCATCGGGTTGGTGACGGGCGGGCGCAACGTACGGGTATACCTGCACGCTGGGGCGGGGCGGCACGTGGTGGGCTCCGGCGGCCATGACAAGCTTGGAATGGCGATCTGGCGCTTTGGCGGCGAAGCGCAGGGCGGGCGCAGCACCGCGGCGCTGGATACCCACGCCAACGTGATGGAGCTGCTGGTGGAGCCCGGGACCGTCTTCTCCGGCGGCGACGTGCAGGACCCCAACGCAGCCGACGGGCAGACGTTCCGCCCCGGCGGCGCTTCCATTGCCGCGTACCGATGGCGTGCGCCGCACGTCATCGGCCGGAGTTTGACCGCGGTAACCTCGCTACGCAATGGGGAATACGTCCATCTCATCGAGATTGGCGTAATAGACCTGGAGGATTGCGACCACGGTTACAGGCAGAACGAGGGGGCTGATGGTCCTGTGGTACGGCTGGCGCGCATCGGTTGCATCCGGGGGTCGCTACGCAGCACGTGGGTGCCCGCGCTTCAGAACCAGTCGCCGTCGTTAGGCCGGTGGTACGTCGGCCACGCGATCAGCCTACTGAAGGACACGATCTACCGGTTGGAGGTGGGTGACATCGACGTGACCGGCGGGGCGGCGCTCTACATTGGCAGTAAGCCGAAGCCGGCGGACGGGGATACGCCGGCGGTGCTAGGAGTGACGTTCCCGGCAGGAACGCGGCTGCGGCTGGGTCGCGTCCGCTGCCGCAGGCTGTACCGGGTTCCCGCCGCGGATCACAACACGGTTGCGTCTGACGGGAGCCGAAGCCAGGTGTCGGCTCTCCAGATGCTCTTTGCGATACGGAACATCAACACGAACGTCACGGGGCTGACTGCGGAGAGCTTTGCGGCGGAGGGGTACGACGCAGCGCTCATGGTGGGCACCCCGATGGACCATGTGGAGTTCGGCCGGGTGGAGTGGCGGAACAACTTCACCAACGGGTTCATCTCCGCCAACATCGGTACCCTGGTTCTGGGGAGCGGCGAAATCGCGCAACCCACTCAGACAGCCGCCACGTACGGCTATGTGGAGTGCGAGAACGACGCCACGATCGGCATGCTCTACCTGTCGTCGGAGCTGCGCTTTACCGGGGACCACCAGTTCATCTTCGGCCGGACAGGCAAGGTGGGCACCATCGTGGGCACGCCGGCGCGGCTGCCGGCCAGCTTCGCTGGCTTTGGCTACCGGACCCGCGCTATCGCCAACTTCGATCCCGCGATCCACACCGACGAAAACTCGGAGATCTGGGTTCGCACCGGTGCGCTCACCAGTCCCGGCGAGGTGTGGATCTGGCGGGCCCCGGCCACGCACCCGGACGCGAACGGCACGCTCGCGGGCTTTCCCAACGGCACGCGGGTCACGGACCGGACCACGGGCACCAGCTACGTCAAGTCGGGCGGAACGTGGACTGCGGTGTGATCGGGTGCATAAGGCGCAGATAGGCCGCCCGTTGCTCAGGTAAACGCGCTGCAAGGCGGAACGGATGCGGTCGATGAAAAAGGCCGGCGGAGTGCCGTAAAGGCTCTCCGCCGGTTCGTTGTTCGTCCTGCTGCAGAGCGTTTATGACAATGCGTGTCGATCAGTTATTGTTCTCAAGTTCCTTCACCAGCCGGTCGAGTTCGCGGACTCGTTCCCTCGCCAGGCGAGCGATGGCCTTCTCCCACCCCGCAGGAGGCGAGCGGTAGCTCGCACACCGTGTGACGTTCACGAGTTTCGAAGGTTCCCGGCGCGCAACTCGCGCGCGAAGTGGTTGAGATCCCCTCCGCGCTCGTGGGCGAGTTGAGCAAGGACTTCGGGCCAGTTGTCCGGCGGCGGAAATCCTCCGCCCTCACGTCTCCACCGGCTGATCGTCTCCCGACGCACGCCGAAGCGTTCAGCGACAGCGCCAAGGGAGAGCCCGATGTCAGTGAGTCGATCCGTAGCCGCTGCGAAAGTGAGCTTCGCCGCCATCTCCAGCCAAGTCAAAAAGTGTTGACATCAGCCCTCTTGACAAACCCTATTGACATGGCAGGGCAAAAGACAAGGGGATTGGCGTCAGACCCGCGAAGATCAGGACGCCAACCCCCTCCCACAGACGACCCGAAGGCCGCCCGCTCACATAGAGTAGCCCTGTCCGCGGCTTAGGGGCAAGAGCTTGGAGGTACGGCATGGAACAGCAGCACACACCCTCGCCCATGCGGCTCCTGGAGATCCTGACGGACCGGTTCGGCGCGCTGGAGGCGGTGGCCAACTCGTCGATCAAGCTGGCCCGCTACGCGCCCGGAGGACGAGCTGGCGATGGATCGGCTCGTCGCGGAAGCGGTGCTGGAGTTCGGCACCAGCCTGCGCGAGGCGGGCGACGGGGCGACGCAGTGGGCGCGGGACCGCGGAGTGGCACGCCTGCAGTAGCGAGCGGATCGGTCCCGCCACCCCGGGGTGACGGGGACCGATTCGTTCAGCGATCAGTGGCTGTTGGGCCGTTCGAAGCGCCAGATGCCACGCTTCATCCGGGCCCTCCACGCGGCCTCGGCCGCGGCGAGGCGGGCGGCATCCGCGGGCGCACGCAGGTCGCCGACCCATTCCGACGAGCGCTCACCGTTGATGACGACGTACTCGCTATCCACGACAGCATCGTCAAACCGCACCAGCTCCTTGAGGATGTCGTAACAAAGCGTACCCGCCCGCACCGGCTCTCCCTTCACCCCGTCCTTGACGACTCGCGCGGTGGTGGGACCTGCGTCATCCAGGCAGTCGACCAGCATCTCGATGCCTGCATCGCCGAACCTGTAGATGGACGCCTTGATCTGGCGATACAGGTCCGCCGAGTCGGCGTCGAAGACCCAGCCCCACATCCCCCGTTCCGCGTACGTTCCCTCCAGGAGCAGAAGATTGACCTTGAGCGCCACCAGTCGGTTCGCGTTTTCCGTTCGCCACTGGTGCTCCCGGGCAAGCCACGAATCATAGAACGCCAGGGCCGCCTGTCGGGTCAGCGGCGGCCCGGGCGGCTCCTGGTGGTTCGTCCCGATGCGCTCTGGTGCGGGGTACTCGTCGTAGATGACCGTGAGTTGACGCCGCCACCGGTGAAAACCCTGCCGCAGGGTGACGTGGAACACCTGCCCGAGAACCGGCCCGCGGGCGCGCTGATGGAGGAAGTAGCTCACGGAATCCGCTTCCTTCATGGCCTTCTCGGCCGCACGCGGATCCAGCGCCTTCGCCAGGTCAGCGTCGAAGGCGCCCTTCGGCCAGACCCCGATGGCTCCGCGACGAGCCAGGTCGGCCTTCGCGGCCCGGTCGAAGGCGCCGGCCTCATACACCCAGGCTGCACCCAGGCCACAGAGAACGAGGAGGGTCTGGATCGCGCCGCTGAGGGTGATGATGCGGCGGCGCGGAGGTACGTCGGTCATGGTGGTAGACCGCGGAGGATGGAGGGTGAGACGCGGGGCAGGGGATTCGCCGCGCGCCCAGGGGTGGGGTGCACCGGAAGACAAAATCTCCCGGCCGTTCTCGGCGACGAGCAAACTATGCCGCGAATTCCGAAAAGTCGACGATCTTCGCCGCGTGCGGTACGGCCCGTCGCTCTCCGAAGAGGTGGCCGCGAGGGGGGATGATGCGGCTGAACGGCTGACGCGTTCGACGAGGATGGGTGGCGCCCGCCCGCCAGGGGTTCGGACGTGGCCGGCGGGTCCGGGCGCAGTCGCCCGGACCCGCGGCCGTCAGCAGGTGCAGGTGCGCTGCTCGGTGTAGAAGCAGTTCATCACGTACGTCCCGAGATCGGCCTCCACGGCTTCCAGGCCGCGCACGGAGCCCACCCCGGCCTCGCCAGCGGACAGTCAATCAGGCCGTCACGCCATCTGCAGCCAGCGGATCAGCTCCTTCGGAGTTGCGAAGAGACAGCCCTGTCCGTACGCTGGAGTCTGACTTCCGTGGAGGGCAGAGACATGATCCCGCTTGACCGTGAATGGCACCCGGCCCCTGGAGCGTCGCCAACTGTGCTGGCCCGTCTCCAGGGCGCCTCGCCTGTCCGGCTGCCGCCCGCGTACCTAAATCTGCTGGCGTTCAGCAACGGGGGAGAAGGCCCCTTGCCCGTGCAGCCGTTCAACCTCTGCCTGTATTCCGCCGAAGAGGTAATCGAGATCGAGCACGAAGGCTCCTACAAGGACTTCTTTCCGGGGCTCCTGGTGATCGGCGGCAACGGAGGCGGAGAGGCGATCGCGCTCGACGTCCGCCGGGGTGAACCCTGGCCGGTGGTCTTCTTCGATATGACGAACATCGACCTCGAAGAGAGCATCCGACCCCTCGCGCCGGACTTCGACGCGTTTCTCGAAAGGGTCGGCGTTGAGGAGGACGAGTAGCGCCCAGCAGCGACAACGGGCGAACATGCAACGTAGATGTTGCATGTTGGATGGACGGCGGACGCCGTGCCGGCCGAGCTGCAGCACCTGCGATCCGGGAATCCGCTACCTCACCGAGGTGCACCTCCGCGAGCGGCGCCGCGACGGCAAATCCCGGCGACCCGCTCCACGCGTACAGCCACGCCTGAGCAACGAACCCCGGCAGGGCCGCGCCTGAGGCCGACTCGCCCACTCTGAACCTGCGCCGCACCCATGGACAAAATCTTCACGGGAACCCTGCTCGCCGGGCGATACGAAGTGATGGGACAGGCGGGCCGCGGGGCCGGCGGGTCCGCGTACCGCGCACTGGACCGGAGCGGCGGCGGCGAAGTGACCCTCAAGCTGCTGCCCCAGGCCGAGGGGGATGAGCGCGAGCGGCTGCTTTCCGCCGCACGCGCCGCCGCCGGGGTGCGGCACCCGAACCTGCCGGCGGTGCTGGACGTGGTCCACGACGCTGCCGCCGGCGTAGATGCCCTGGTGCTGCCGCCCATGAAGGGCGAAGACCTGGGCCGGTGCGTGCAACTGCGCGAGCTGCCCCTGGCCGATGGATTGGCGGTGCTCGCCGCGGCCGCGCGGGCCGTGGGCGCGGCGCACCGCGCGGGGTTGGTGCACGGCTGGGTGCGGCCCTCCGCGGTGTTTCTGCTGGAGGGCGCCGCGGGAAGTGAGGCCGTACGGGTGATGGACCTGGGCGTGGGCCCGCCTATGAGGCCGGAGTGGCGCACCGCGCCCCGGTTTTCCCGCCATGCGGGGGTGATGGAGTTCGCGGCGCCCGAGCAGTGGCGGGGCGAGGAGCCCACGCCCGCCACGGACGTCTTCAGCCTGGCGATGACGGGCGTGTTCGCGCTCACCCGCCAGGCGCCGTACGCGCCGGACGAGGTGAAGCGCATGGCCGGCGAGCAGGCCGACGTTCCCGCGGCGCTCCCCACCGGATGGCCAGCGCCCGTCGCCGCGCTGTTCCGCCGCGCGCTGCTGCCCGATCCCGGGCAGCGGTTTGGCGACGGTGACGAGTTCGGGGACGCAGTGGATGCCGTACGCGCGGCGGAGGCCTCGGACGAACCCGCCGCCGCGCGCGCGGAGCAGGTGCAGAGCCCCCCCGCCCACCGCGGAAGGGCGGTCCCCGCCGGCGCGTGGGCCATACTGCTGCTCGCCGCCGGGTGCGCCCTGTGGCTCTGGACCGCGAGCCGCTCATCCGCCCCTCGAACCCCCGATCCTGCCCCGCCCCCGGCTGCCGCCGTAGACGAGCGGGTAGACTCCGTGGACCCGCCCCTCTCCGCCGCATCTGCGGACCGCCCGGCGGACGCACGCGACCTCGCCGCACCGGGCGGTAAAGCCGATACCGCCGACGCCTCGCACACGTACGAGCTGTCCGAAGTGGTCGAGCCGCCCAGGGTACGCAACATGGTAGCCCTCCTACGCGAGCTGGAGCGAAGCTATCCGCCCGGGCTGCGCGACGCGGGGGTCACGGGCGTGGTGCTGGTGCGCTTCCGGATCATGGAGAGCGGGGCCGTGGACGCATCGAGCATGACGATCACGGAGGCGAGCCACCCCGCCTTCGTGGAGCCCACCATCCTCTCCATCCAGAAACTGCGGTTTGATCCCGCCCGGGTGAACGGACGCCCGGTAAAGGTGTGGGCCGAGCTGCCCGTCCAGTGGCAGCTGGCGCAGTAGCAGGGCGGCGCGTCCTGGTGCGAGGGTTCCAGCTCCGGCCGGTGCGAACGAATGAGGGCGCGCTTCCGCCACCGGAAGCGCGCCCTCGCCGCTCACCCGCCGTGGACGGGCATCAGGCCATGCGCAGCCAGCGGATCAGCTCGCCCATCGAGGGCTTCTTGCCCGTGCTCAGGATGCCGACGCGGTAGATCTTTCCCGCGATCCACACCACCCCCAGCATTCCCGCCACCAGCAGCGCGATGGCCGCGGCGATCTCCCACGCGGGGACGTCCGTCGCCACGGCGCGCATGGGCATCACCACGGGCGACGTGAAGGGAATCAGCGACAGCGTGCGCGCGGTGGTGCCCAGCGGGTCCGTCATCACGGGAACGATGAACACCATGGGGATGAACAGCGGCAGCATCAGCGGAAAGGTGAGCTGCTGCGCCTCCTGCTCGCTGGTGACGGACGCGCCGGCCGCCGCGTACATCGCCGCGTACAGGATGAACCCGAAGGTGAAGAACACCAGCAGGATGGCGATCACCGAGGGCTCCATCTTCACCGCCGAGAACGCGGCCGCGCTGATGCCGAACTTGCGCTCCAGGAATCCCGCCTGCGACGCCAGCAGCGCCCCGAACGCCGCCCAGATGCCGATCTGAAAGAGCACCACCGAGGCCAGCCCCAGCACCTTGCCCGCCATCAGGTGCATGGGCTTTACCGAGCTGACGATCACCTCTACGATGCGGTTGTTCTTTTCCTCCAGCACGCTGCGCATGGCGTTCTGGCCGTACAGCGTGATCAGCTGCACGAACAGGAACAGGATCACGTAGCTGGCGATCAGCGTGGCCATCAGGTTGCCGCGCTCCTGCCCGTCGCCGGTGATGCGGGCGGCCTGCACGTCCACGTCGCGCACCAGCTCGGCCACCTGCGCCGGGGTCATTCCGCTGCCGGCCAGCCGCACCTGCTGCACCGCCGCGGTCACGGCGCCCTCGATGTCCTGCACCACCTGCAGCTTGGTGACGTCGCGGGCGCGGTAGGCCACCTGGCTCGTCTTCAGCACGTCCGCCCCGATCACCACGTAGCCGTCGATCTCCTTCTTCTCCACGCGGCCGTTCAGCGAGGCGCGCTGCGCGTCGATGGGGCCGGGAACGCGCTCCACGGTGTAGCGGATGGCCTCCTTGCCGGGCTTGGGCGCCTGCAGGGCGGCGGCAACGCGCTCGCCGATCCCCGCGGGCGACTGGTCCACCAGCACCAGCGTGCGCTCGCCTCCGCCGCTCTTGATCAGCGCGGGAAGAAAGACCATCGCCACCATGAACACGGGGAACAGCACGGTTCCCAGCAGGAACGACCGGGTCCGCACGCGCTCCTTGAACTCGCGGCGGATGATGATCATCACGTTACGCATGGGCCACCTCGGGGCTGCGGCGCGGACGGGCGGCGTCGCCCACCTTGCTGACGAAGATTTCGTGCAGTGACGGCTGTACGTGCTCGAAGCGCGACAGCGGCACGTCGAGTCCGTTGGCGGCCGCCACCAGCTCGCGGGGATTGGTAGACGGGCGCAGCTGGGCCACCCAGCCGTCGCGCGCGCGCTCCACGTTCTCGAATCCCGGCCAGGTGGACATGAAGCGGTCGGCCGTTTCCGACGGCTCGTCGAACGCCACGGCGTAGCGGTTTCCGCGATGGGCGCGGCGCACGTCGCGAAGGTTGCCGTCCAGCACCTTTTCGCCCCCGGCGATGATGCAGACGTGCTCGCACATCTGCTCGGCCTGCTCCATGTTGTGCGTGCTGAAGATCACCGTGCGCCCCTCGTCGCGCGCCTGCAGAATGGTGTCGCGCAGCACCTCCTGGTTCACCGGGTCCAGCCCGGAGTGCGGCTCGTCCAGGATCAGCAGGTCGGGCGCATGCACCACGGTGGTGACGAACTGCACCTTCTGCTGCATCCCCTTCGACAGCGTCTCGACCTTGGCGTTGCGCCAGTC
This genomic interval from Longimicrobium sp. contains the following:
- the groES gene encoding co-chaperone GroES, with amino-acid sequence MPTATDLKVKPLADRVVVKALEESEQMRGGLYIPDTAKEKPQQGEVMAVGPGRVEDGKRVEMELKVGDKVLYGKYSGTEVTVENEQYLILRESDVLAVVG
- the groL gene encoding chaperonin GroEL (60 kDa chaperone family; promotes refolding of misfolded polypeptides especially under stressful conditions; forms two stacked rings of heptamers to form a barrel-shaped 14mer; ends can be capped by GroES; misfolded proteins enter the barrel where they are refolded when GroES binds) — its product is MAAKELTFNTDARASLKRGIDKLAEAVKVTLGPKGRNVVIDRKFGSPLITKDGVTVAKEIELDDAIENMGAQMVKEVATKTSDLAGDGTTTATVLAQAIFREGLKNVTAGANPMSLKRGIDKAVDAVIAELKSISVETAGKKEIAQVGTISANSDEEIGNLIADAMEKVGKDGVITVEEAKGLETTLETVEGMQFDRGYVSPYFVTDPDRMEAVLEDALILIHDKKVSTMKDLLPILEKVAQMGRPLMIIAEDVEAEALATLVVNKLRGTLRVAAVKAPGFGDRRKAMLQDIAILTGGQLITEEVGFKLENAVVSDLGRAKRVVIDKDNTTIIDGAGDTQAIQGRIAEIRNAMDKTTSDYDREKLQERLAKLAGGVAVIHVGAATETAMKEKKARVEDALHATRAAVEEGIVPGGGVALLRAQASLKKLTLDDADENIGVRIIERALEEPIRQIATNAGVEGSIVVAQVRNNESPSYGYNARTDEYEDLVQAGVIDPTKVTRTALQNAASIAGLLLTTEAVVTEKPEPKGGGAPSMPGGGGMGDMY
- a CDS encoding SMI1/KNR4 family protein, producing MIPLDREWHPAPGASPTVLARLQGASPVRLPPAYLNLLAFSNGGEGPLPVQPFNLCLYSAEEVIEIEHEGSYKDFFPGLLVIGGNGGGEAIALDVRRGEPWPVVFFDMTNIDLEESIRPLAPDFDAFLERVGVEEDE
- a CDS encoding serine/threonine protein kinase; its protein translation is MDKIFTGTLLAGRYEVMGQAGRGAGGSAYRALDRSGGGEVTLKLLPQAEGDERERLLSAARAAAGVRHPNLPAVLDVVHDAAAGVDALVLPPMKGEDLGRCVQLRELPLADGLAVLAAAARAVGAAHRAGLVHGWVRPSAVFLLEGAAGSEAVRVMDLGVGPPMRPEWRTAPRFSRHAGVMEFAAPEQWRGEEPTPATDVFSLAMTGVFALTRQAPYAPDEVKRMAGEQADVPAALPTGWPAPVAALFRRALLPDPGQRFGDGDEFGDAVDAVRAAEASDEPAAARAEQVQSPPAHRGRAVPAGAWAILLLAAGCALWLWTASRSSAPRTPDPAPPPAAAVDERVDSVDPPLSAASADRPADARDLAAPGGKADTADASHTYELSEVVEPPRVRNMVALLRELERSYPPGLRDAGVTGVVLVRFRIMESGAVDASSMTITEASHPAFVEPTILSIQKLRFDPARVNGRPVKVWAELPVQWQLAQ
- a CDS encoding ABC transporter permease, yielding MRNVMIIIRREFKERVRTRSFLLGTVLFPVFMVAMVFLPALIKSGGGERTLVLVDQSPAGIGERVAAALQAPKPGKEAIRYTVERVPGPIDAQRASLNGRVEKKEIDGYVVIGADVLKTSQVAYRARDVTKLQVVQDIEGAVTAAVQQVRLAGSGMTPAQVAELVRDVDVQAARITGDGQERGNLMATLIASYVILFLFVQLITLYGQNAMRSVLEEKNNRIVEVIVSSVKPMHLMAGKVLGLASVVLFQIGIWAAFGALLASQAGFLERKFGISAAAFSAVKMEPSVIAILLVFFTFGFILYAAMYAAAGASVTSEQEAQQLTFPLMLPLFIPMVFIVPVMTDPLGTTARTLSLIPFTSPVVMPMRAVATDVPAWEIAAAIALLVAGMLGVVWIAGKIYRVGILSTGKKPSMGELIRWLRMA
- a CDS encoding ABC transporter ATP-binding protein, yielding MSHALLLDGVSKSYAGHAAVKSLSLAVPQGTIYGILGPNGAGKSTTLRMVMNIIIRDTGRISLLGADPQVDRSVLRRVGYLPEERGLYRKMTVIDVITFFAELKGVPAAQARSEGARWLERLGLGDWRNAKVETLSKGMQQKVQFVTTVVHAPDLLILDEPHSGLDPVNQEVLRDTILQARDEGRTVIFSTHNMEQAEQMCEHVCIIAGGEKVLDGNLRDVRRAHRGNRYAVAFDEPSETADRFMSTWPGFENVERARDGWVAQLRPSTNPRELVAAANGLDVPLSRFEHVQPSLHEIFVSKVGDAARPRRSPEVAHA